One Stenotrophomonas sp. SAU14A_NAIMI4_5 DNA segment encodes these proteins:
- the rpe gene encoding ribulose-phosphate 3-epimerase: protein MSNCLIAPSILSADFARLGEEVDNVLAAGADWVHFDVMDNHYVPNLTIGPMVCQALRKHGVTAPIDVHLMVEPVDRIIPDFAEAGATYISFHPEASRHPHRTIQLIRSLGCKPGLVLNPATPVDILDWVLDDLDLVLLMSVNPGFGGQAFIPSALDKLRVVRQKIDASGKDIRLEIDGGVKADNIGAIAAAGADTFVAGSAIFNAKTSYQDVIAQMRANVAAARG from the coding sequence ATGTCCAACTGCCTCATCGCCCCGTCCATCCTGTCCGCCGATTTCGCCCGCCTGGGCGAGGAAGTGGACAACGTCCTGGCCGCCGGTGCGGACTGGGTCCACTTCGACGTGATGGACAACCATTACGTGCCCAACCTGACCATCGGCCCGATGGTCTGCCAGGCCCTGCGCAAGCACGGCGTCACCGCGCCGATCGACGTGCACCTGATGGTCGAGCCGGTGGACCGCATCATCCCGGACTTCGCCGAGGCCGGTGCCACCTACATCAGCTTCCACCCGGAGGCCAGCCGCCACCCGCACCGCACCATCCAGCTGATCCGCTCGCTGGGCTGCAAGCCGGGCCTGGTGCTGAACCCGGCCACCCCGGTGGACATCCTGGACTGGGTGCTGGATGACCTGGACCTGGTGCTGCTGATGTCGGTCAACCCGGGCTTCGGCGGCCAGGCCTTCATTCCCTCGGCGCTGGACAAGCTGCGCGTGGTCCGCCAGAAGATCGATGCCAGCGGCAAGGACATCCGCCTGGAGATCGACGGTGGCGTGAAGGCCGACAACATCGGCGCGATCGCCGCCGCCGGCGCCGACACCTTCGTGGCCGGCTCGGCCATCTTCAACGCCAAGACCAGCTACCAGGACGTGATCGCGCAGATGCGCGCGAACGTCGCTGCAGCCAGGGGCTGA
- a CDS encoding Na+/H+ antiporter subunit C, with amino-acid sequence MELALATAIGVLTAIGVYLLLRARSFDVILGMTFLSYATNLLIFAGGRVVLGKAPVLKEGVDSNLGNYTDPLPQALVLTAIVIAFAMTAVTIVLAMRSRSDNHSDHVDAHEPDEDAPPRRGEDQA; translated from the coding sequence ATGGAACTGGCCCTGGCCACCGCGATCGGCGTGCTGACCGCCATCGGCGTCTACCTGCTGCTGCGCGCGCGCAGCTTCGATGTGATCCTCGGCATGACCTTCCTGTCCTACGCCACCAACCTGCTGATCTTCGCCGGTGGCCGCGTGGTGCTGGGCAAGGCGCCGGTACTGAAGGAAGGCGTGGACAGCAACCTGGGCAACTACACCGATCCGCTGCCGCAGGCGCTGGTGCTGACCGCCATCGTCATCGCCTTTGCGATGACCGCGGTGACCATCGTGCTGGCGATGCGCAGCCGCAGCGACAACCACAGCGACCACGTGGATGCGCACGAACCGGATGAGGACGCACCGCCGCGTCGGGGCGAGGACCAGGCATGA
- a CDS encoding phosphoribosylaminoimidazolesuccinocarboxamide synthase — protein MPTTLLQSDLPGLPLRHRGKVRDVFDIPRERLPAGTPPGDYLLMVATDRLSAFDVVLPDPIPGKGEMLCQVSNFWFAKTAHLMPNHLTGIDVASVLPEGVDPALYAKRAVVTRKLKPVPVEAIARGYLIGSGWKDYQRTGKVSGIDLPDGLRQAEQLPEPIFTPSTKAAVGDHDENIDFDAMVKQVGADLAERVRDATLRIYKFAADYARERGIILADTKFEFGTDADGRLYIMDEMLTPDSSRYWPADEYEVGTSPPSYDKQFVRDYLETLDWGKTAPGPNIPAEIIERTRAKYAEALQRLAGISVD, from the coding sequence GTGCCAACCACGCTGTTGCAATCCGATCTCCCCGGCCTGCCCTTGCGCCATCGCGGCAAGGTGCGTGATGTGTTCGATATCCCGCGCGAGCGGCTGCCTGCAGGGACCCCGCCGGGCGACTACCTGCTCATGGTGGCCACCGATCGCCTGTCGGCGTTCGACGTGGTCCTGCCCGACCCGATCCCGGGCAAGGGCGAGATGCTCTGCCAGGTGTCCAACTTCTGGTTCGCCAAGACCGCCCACCTGATGCCCAACCACCTGACCGGCATCGACGTGGCCAGCGTGCTGCCCGAGGGCGTGGACCCGGCCCTGTACGCCAAGCGCGCGGTGGTCACCCGCAAGCTGAAGCCGGTGCCGGTGGAGGCGATCGCCCGCGGTTACCTGATCGGCAGCGGCTGGAAGGACTACCAGCGCACCGGCAAGGTCAGCGGCATCGACCTGCCCGACGGCCTGCGCCAGGCCGAGCAGCTGCCCGAGCCGATCTTCACCCCGTCCACCAAGGCCGCCGTCGGCGACCACGACGAGAACATCGATTTCGATGCGATGGTCAAGCAGGTGGGCGCGGACCTGGCCGAGCGCGTGCGCGATGCCACCCTGCGCATCTACAAGTTCGCGGCGGACTACGCCCGTGAGCGCGGCATCATCCTGGCCGATACCAAGTTCGAGTTCGGTACCGATGCCGATGGCCGCCTGTACATCATGGACGAGATGCTGACGCCGGACTCCTCGCGTTACTGGCCGGCCGACGAGTACGAAGTGGGCACCAGCCCCCCGAGCTACGACAAGCAGTTCGTGCGTGACTACCTGGAGACGCTGGACTGGGGCAAGACCGCCCCGGGCCCGAACATCCCGGCGGAAATCATCGAGCGCACCCGCGCCAAGTACGCCGAGGCGCTGCAGCGCCTGGCCGGGATCAGCGTCGACTGA
- a CDS encoding Mpo1-like protein has translation MQTTTQLARPIDRYFASYSDDHRNVINQRIHVVAVPAILWSVVALLWCVPPLITWFQYGIWSAFAMFSAWCFYNKLSRPLGIGMLIQFFVFGCLCRLLEAEIGLNSLRWLAVGVFVVAWVAQFIGHKFEGRKPSFLTDLTYLLIGPAWVMAKAYRKLDWRY, from the coding sequence ATGCAGACCACCACCCAGCTTGCGCGGCCGATCGACCGCTACTTCGCCAGCTATTCAGACGACCACCGCAACGTCATCAACCAACGCATCCACGTGGTGGCGGTGCCGGCGATCCTGTGGTCGGTGGTGGCCCTGCTGTGGTGCGTGCCGCCGCTGATCACCTGGTTCCAGTACGGCATCTGGTCGGCCTTCGCGATGTTCAGCGCCTGGTGCTTCTACAACAAGCTGTCGCGCCCGCTGGGCATCGGCATGCTCATCCAGTTCTTCGTGTTCGGCTGCCTGTGCCGCCTGCTGGAAGCCGAGATCGGCCTGAACAGCCTGCGCTGGCTGGCGGTGGGCGTGTTCGTGGTGGCCTGGGTGGCGCAGTTCATCGGCCACAAGTTCGAGGGCCGCAAGCCCAGCTTCCTGACCGACCTGACCTACCTGCTGATCGGCCCGGCCTGGGTGATGGCCAAGGCCTACCGCAAGCTCGACTGGCGCTACTGA
- a CDS encoding monovalent cation/H+ antiporter subunit A produces MLPSLPLLLALPFLMAVAVAAFPRSSRSTAAWLAALAPLGGLAILGWLTPAIMEGQVVRSVMPWLPQIGLDFALRLDGLAWMFAGMVLGIGALVVLYARYYLSSQDNAHRFYCYLLLFMGAMLGMVISGNLLLLMVFWEMTSISSFLLIGFWSHRKDAREGARMALVITGGGGLALLGGVLLIGRIVGSFDLDVVLAAGDQIRASALYPYALFLVLAGIFTKSAQFPFHFWLPHAMAAPTPVSAYLHSATMVKAGVFLLARLHPALAGTDLFFYTVSGIGALTLLIGAWNAIFQHDLKGLLAYSTISHLGLITLLFGLSTPMAVVAGVFHILNHATFKASLFMAAGIIDHETGTRDMRKLGGLRRLMPFTSALAIIASLAMAGIPLLNGFLSKEMLFAEALTAGGPGTMRTAVSIAALLAGVFGVAYSLRFVHDTFFGPGPHDLDRVPHEPPRWMKVPVEILVVICVAVGIAPALTVAPVLHAAAGSILGNAMPEYSLSVWHGFNLPLAMSAIGVVGGVALYFGLRKLINLHGVQNTATGRNVFHAQLDTVSALAMRLTNGIANGSLQRMLLGLVLVAITVAAAPYIANPASPNWTRPQSMPLLGWALWLVMMACAVATLRVYKQRLLAVLLVGGVGLMVSLTFVFLSAPDLALTQLLVEMVTLVLMLLGMNYLPAQSGPERPRWRKQRDAVIAIIAGAGLGALAYSAMTLPPNTMAGEMLARALPEAYGQNVVNVILVDFRGFDTFGEITVFGIAALVVHALLRRTRMAPEQIMPGPPIKLPVPADLAQIMFPLTLTVSIFLFLRGHNAPGGGFIAGLVLAVPLLIQYVIQGTASVESRFGFDYIRCIGMGLLIALLSGSASMLFGVPFLTSGHLDLHLPLIGEVPLASAIGFDIGVYLVVFGGAMLMLSMMGTVKPSRTRTARRGEIDLQRRSARTGEMH; encoded by the coding sequence ATGCTCCCCAGCCTGCCCCTGCTGCTGGCCCTGCCGTTCCTGATGGCAGTGGCTGTTGCGGCCTTCCCCCGTAGTTCCCGCTCGACAGCCGCCTGGCTGGCGGCGCTGGCGCCGTTGGGCGGATTGGCCATCCTCGGCTGGCTGACCCCGGCCATCATGGAGGGGCAGGTGGTCCGCAGCGTGATGCCTTGGCTGCCGCAGATAGGGCTGGACTTCGCCCTGCGCCTGGACGGCCTGGCCTGGATGTTCGCCGGCATGGTGCTGGGCATCGGCGCGCTGGTGGTGCTTTACGCGCGCTACTACCTCAGCAGCCAGGACAACGCGCACCGCTTCTACTGCTACCTGCTGCTGTTCATGGGCGCCATGCTGGGCATGGTGATCTCCGGCAACCTGCTGCTGCTGATGGTGTTCTGGGAAATGACCAGCATCAGCTCGTTCCTGCTGATCGGCTTCTGGTCGCACCGCAAGGACGCCCGCGAGGGCGCGCGGATGGCGCTGGTGATCACCGGCGGCGGCGGCCTGGCCCTGCTCGGTGGCGTGCTGCTGATCGGCCGCATCGTCGGCAGCTTCGACCTGGACGTGGTGCTGGCCGCCGGCGACCAGATCCGCGCCAGCGCGCTCTACCCCTATGCCCTGTTCCTGGTGCTGGCCGGCATCTTCACCAAGAGCGCGCAGTTCCCGTTCCACTTCTGGCTGCCGCACGCGATGGCCGCGCCCACCCCGGTGTCGGCCTACCTGCATTCGGCCACCATGGTGAAGGCCGGCGTGTTCCTGCTGGCCCGCCTGCACCCGGCCCTGGCCGGCACCGACCTGTTCTTCTATACGGTCAGCGGCATCGGCGCGCTGACCCTGCTGATCGGCGCCTGGAACGCGATCTTCCAGCACGACCTGAAGGGCCTGCTGGCCTACTCGACCATTTCCCACCTCGGCCTGATCACCCTGCTGTTCGGCCTGTCCACGCCGATGGCGGTGGTGGCCGGCGTGTTCCACATCCTCAACCACGCCACGTTCAAGGCCTCGCTGTTCATGGCCGCCGGCATCATCGACCACGAAACCGGCACCCGTGATATGCGCAAGCTGGGTGGCCTGCGCAGGCTGATGCCCTTCACCAGCGCGCTGGCGATCATCGCCTCGCTGGCGATGGCCGGCATCCCGCTGCTCAACGGCTTCCTGTCCAAGGAAATGCTGTTTGCCGAGGCGCTGACCGCCGGCGGCCCGGGCACCATGCGCACCGCGGTGTCGATCGCCGCGCTGCTGGCCGGCGTGTTCGGCGTGGCCTACAGCCTGCGCTTCGTGCACGACACCTTCTTCGGCCCCGGCCCGCACGACCTGGACCGCGTGCCGCACGAGCCGCCGCGCTGGATGAAGGTGCCGGTGGAGATCCTGGTGGTGATCTGCGTGGCGGTGGGCATCGCCCCGGCGCTGACCGTGGCCCCGGTGCTGCATGCCGCGGCCGGCTCCATCCTCGGCAACGCCATGCCCGAGTACAGCCTGTCGGTCTGGCACGGCTTCAACCTGCCGCTGGCGATGAGCGCGATCGGCGTGGTCGGCGGCGTGGCCCTGTACTTCGGCCTGCGCAAGCTGATCAACCTGCACGGCGTGCAGAACACCGCCACCGGCCGCAACGTCTTCCACGCCCAGCTGGACACGGTGTCCGCGCTGGCCATGCGCCTGACCAACGGCATCGCCAACGGCAGCCTGCAGCGCATGCTGCTGGGCCTGGTGCTGGTGGCCATCACCGTGGCCGCCGCGCCCTACATCGCCAACCCGGCCTCGCCCAACTGGACCAGGCCGCAGTCGATGCCGCTGCTGGGCTGGGCGCTGTGGCTGGTGATGATGGCCTGCGCCGTGGCTACCCTCCGCGTCTACAAGCAGCGCCTGCTGGCGGTGCTGCTGGTCGGTGGCGTCGGCCTGATGGTGTCGCTCACCTTCGTGTTCCTGTCCGCCCCCGACCTGGCCCTGACCCAGCTGCTGGTGGAGATGGTGACCCTGGTGCTGATGCTGCTGGGCATGAACTACCTGCCCGCCCAGTCCGGGCCGGAGCGGCCGCGCTGGCGCAAGCAGCGCGATGCGGTCATCGCGATCATCGCCGGCGCCGGCCTCGGCGCGCTGGCCTACAGCGCGATGACCCTGCCGCCGAACACCATGGCCGGCGAGATGCTCGCCCGCGCCCTGCCCGAGGCCTATGGGCAGAACGTGGTCAACGTGATCCTGGTCGACTTCCGCGGCTTCGATACCTTCGGCGAGATCACCGTGTTCGGCATCGCCGCGCTGGTGGTGCATGCCCTGCTGCGGCGCACGCGCATGGCGCCGGAACAGATCATGCCGGGCCCGCCGATCAAGCTGCCGGTGCCGGCCGATCTGGCCCAGATCATGTTCCCGCTCACCCTGACGGTGTCGATCTTCCTGTTCCTGCGCGGCCACAACGCGCCCGGCGGCGGCTTCATCGCCGGCCTGGTGCTGGCGGTGCCGCTGCTGATCCAGTACGTGATCCAGGGCACCGCCTCGGTCGAATCGCGCTTCGGCTTCGACTACATCCGCTGCATCGGCATGGGCCTGCTGATCGCCCTGCTCAGCGGCAGCGCCTCGATGCTGTTCGGCGTGCCGTTCCTGACCAGCGGCCACCTCGACCTGCACCTGCCGCTGATCGGTGAAGTACCGCTGGCCAGCGCGATCGGGTTCGACATCGGCGTGTACCTGGTGGTGTTCGGCGGCGCCATGCTGATGCTGTCGATGATGGGCACGGTCAAGCCGTCGCGCACGCGCACCGCGCGCCGGGGCGAGATCGACCTGCAACGCCGTTCGGCCCGCACCGGGGAGATGCACTGA
- a CDS encoding DnaJ domain-containing protein, translating into MRWYGKLLGFIAGALLFRPNPLFGAVIGLLLGHAFDSDWFRLNKENPYRELGLTSEATDAEVERAYRKLISQYHPDKLGGAAPELQQQAEQKSRRINAAYDRIKTLRKR; encoded by the coding sequence ATGCGCTGGTACGGAAAACTGCTCGGTTTCATCGCCGGGGCCCTGCTGTTCCGGCCCAATCCGCTGTTCGGGGCGGTCATCGGCCTGCTGCTCGGCCATGCCTTCGACTCGGACTGGTTCCGCCTGAACAAGGAAAACCCGTACCGGGAGCTGGGGCTGACCTCCGAGGCCACCGACGCCGAGGTCGAGCGGGCCTACCGCAAGCTCATTTCCCAGTACCACCCCGACAAGCTCGGCGGCGCGGCCCCCGAGCTGCAGCAGCAGGCCGAGCAGAAGTCGCGGCGGATCAACGCCGCCTACGACCGCATCAAGACGCTGCGCAAGCGCTGA
- a CDS encoding K+/H+ antiporter subunit F yields MTGFQIIQTTLVVCMHVVGLAMLLGTWRLLRGPTVPDRILALDTLSVTAIAELMLFGMYLNSAIYFEAALVIAMLGFGSTVVLSKFVLRRDIVE; encoded by the coding sequence ATGACTGGATTCCAGATCATCCAGACCACCCTGGTGGTGTGCATGCACGTGGTCGGCCTGGCCATGCTGCTGGGCACCTGGCGCCTGCTGCGCGGCCCCACCGTGCCAGACCGCATCCTCGCGCTGGACACGCTGTCGGTGACCGCCATCGCCGAGCTGATGCTGTTCGGCATGTACCTCAACTCGGCGATCTACTTCGAAGCGGCGCTGGTCATTGCCATGCTCGGCTTCGGCAGCACGGTGGTGCTGAGCAAGTTCGTGCTGCGCCGGGACATCGTCGAATGA
- a CDS encoding Na+/H+ antiporter subunit E, producing MTAKRSFRRRVFPSPALSMMVVAFWLLMSDSFTLGQIVLGLVLGVVVPLFAARLDREFASIGTLRPVPKLLVVTLWDILMSNIRVAIQVLGPERNIHPGFIWLPLDIANIHGIAALTSMITLTPGTVSAALSDDRKYLLVHVLHLEDPQELIDTIKRRYEAPLMEIFP from the coding sequence ATGACCGCCAAGCGTTCCTTCCGCCGCCGCGTGTTCCCCTCGCCCGCCCTGAGCATGATGGTGGTGGCGTTCTGGCTGCTGATGTCCGACAGCTTCACCCTCGGCCAGATCGTGCTGGGCCTGGTGCTGGGCGTGGTGGTGCCGCTGTTCGCCGCGCGCCTGGACCGCGAGTTCGCCAGCATCGGCACGCTGCGGCCGGTGCCCAAGCTGCTGGTCGTCACCCTGTGGGACATCCTGATGTCCAACATCCGCGTGGCCATCCAGGTGCTCGGCCCGGAGCGCAACATCCACCCCGGTTTCATCTGGCTGCCGCTGGATATCGCCAACATCCATGGCATCGCCGCGCTGACCAGCATGATCACCCTGACCCCGGGCACCGTGTCGGCCGCGCTGAGCGATGACCGCAAGTACCTGCTGGTGCACGTGCTGCACCTGGAAGACCCGCAGGAACTGATCGACACGATCAAGCGACGTTACGAAGCCCCGCTGATGGAGATCTTCCCATGA
- a CDS encoding Na+/H+ antiporter subunit G, whose amino-acid sequence MITFIQIALSVLLLFGCFFILVGALGLVKLSTFFKRLHAPTKASTLGVGCVLACSVCYHIFLGQDPQPRELLITVFLFITAPISAHMMAKAALSLLMETRPSLPGNERAKEEQLPPPEPAREEETPAS is encoded by the coding sequence ATGATCACCTTCATCCAGATCGCCCTGTCGGTGCTGCTGCTGTTTGGGTGCTTCTTCATCCTGGTCGGTGCACTGGGGCTGGTGAAGCTGTCGACGTTCTTCAAGCGTCTGCACGCGCCGACCAAGGCCAGCACGCTGGGCGTGGGCTGCGTGCTGGCGTGCTCGGTCTGCTACCACATCTTCCTGGGCCAGGACCCGCAGCCGCGCGAGCTGCTGATCACCGTGTTCCTGTTCATCACCGCGCCGATCAGCGCGCACATGATGGCCAAGGCCGCGCTGTCGCTGCTGATGGAAACCCGCCCCAGCCTGCCGGGCAACGAGCGCGCGAAGGAAGAGCAGCTGCCGCCGCCGGAACCGGCGCGGGAAGAGGAAACCCCCGCAAGCTGA
- a CDS encoding GNAT family N-acetyltransferase gives MAVLDIRPATVADAGLILHFIRELAIYEKAEHSVQTDEIGIAESLFGADATARALICEADGEAIGYAVYFYNYSTWLGRKGIYLEDLYVSQEKRGVGAGKALLKYIARQAVAEGCGRFEWSVLDWNTPAIEFYTAAGAKPQDEWTVYRLEGAALKAFAG, from the coding sequence GTGGCCGTGTTGGACATCCGCCCGGCCACCGTGGCCGACGCTGGGCTGATCCTGCATTTCATCCGCGAACTGGCCATCTACGAGAAGGCCGAACATTCGGTGCAGACCGATGAGATCGGCATCGCCGAGAGCCTGTTCGGCGCCGATGCCACCGCCCGCGCGCTGATCTGCGAAGCCGACGGCGAGGCCATCGGCTATGCGGTGTATTTCTACAACTATTCCACCTGGCTGGGCCGCAAGGGCATCTACCTGGAAGACCTGTACGTCAGCCAGGAAAAGCGCGGTGTCGGCGCCGGCAAGGCGCTGCTGAAGTACATCGCCCGCCAGGCGGTGGCTGAAGGCTGCGGCCGCTTCGAATGGTCGGTGCTGGACTGGAATACCCCGGCCATCGAGTTCTACACCGCCGCCGGTGCCAAGCCGCAGGACGAGTGGACCGTGTACCGGCTGGAAGGCGCGGCGCTGAAGGCATTTGCCGGGTAG
- a CDS encoding monovalent cation/H+ antiporter subunit D, which yields MNHLVILPILVPLLGAALSLFVEHRRYGPKVQRSVAWTAMAALAVVVGLLFAQTAGGDINVYLLGDWPSRLGIALVADRLSAWMLLTTLLLAIPCLMHACSGWDRRAPHFHALFQFQLVGLNGAFLTGDIFNLFVFFEVMLIASYGLLLSGGRGLRMRIGLHYVVFNVTASTLFLIALGLLYASLGSLNMAELSQRIAEVPASQLTLVKATIGLLLLVFCAKAALMPLYLWLPESYARAPAAVAALFAIMTKVGLYAVLRVQMLWFGEDAGALAGYGRDWLLWAGVATLVLGGLGALAAARLRVLISYLVVVSAATLFIAFAVGTPKVLSAGLYYLPHSSFVAAALFLIADLIRRRRGGASDRKEVVAPMPGKETPAVLFLIGAVSVAGLPPLSGFLAKAALLAGMPAQYTAAVWTAVLVSSLLVIMGLTRGGIRLFWRVPTPDPDAPPPRKAPLRRIELYAACLLLAYGVGMAVAAAPLMRHTDAIAAQLLQPGDYVQQLRATTPEIRQP from the coding sequence ATGAATCATCTGGTGATCCTGCCGATCCTGGTTCCGCTGCTCGGCGCCGCGCTGTCCCTGTTCGTCGAACACCGCCGCTATGGCCCGAAGGTGCAGCGCAGCGTGGCCTGGACCGCGATGGCGGCGCTGGCCGTGGTGGTGGGCCTGCTGTTCGCGCAGACCGCCGGCGGTGACATCAACGTCTACCTGCTGGGTGACTGGCCCTCGCGGCTGGGCATCGCGCTGGTGGCCGACCGCCTGTCGGCGTGGATGCTGCTGACCACGTTGCTGCTGGCCATCCCCTGCCTGATGCATGCGTGCTCGGGCTGGGACCGGCGCGCGCCGCACTTCCACGCGCTGTTCCAGTTCCAGCTGGTGGGCCTGAACGGTGCGTTCCTGACCGGCGACATCTTCAACCTGTTCGTGTTCTTCGAGGTGATGCTGATCGCCTCCTACGGCCTGCTGCTGAGCGGCGGCCGTGGCCTGCGCATGCGCATCGGCCTGCACTACGTGGTGTTCAACGTCACCGCCTCGACCCTGTTCCTGATCGCGCTGGGCCTGCTGTATGCCTCGCTGGGGTCGCTGAACATGGCCGAGCTGTCGCAGCGCATCGCCGAGGTACCGGCCTCGCAGCTGACCCTGGTGAAAGCGACCATCGGCCTGTTGCTGCTGGTGTTCTGCGCCAAGGCCGCGCTGATGCCGCTGTACCTGTGGCTGCCCGAATCCTATGCGCGTGCGCCGGCGGCGGTGGCGGCGCTGTTCGCGATCATGACCAAGGTCGGCCTGTACGCGGTGCTGCGCGTGCAGATGCTGTGGTTCGGCGAGGACGCAGGCGCGCTGGCCGGCTACGGCCGCGACTGGCTGCTGTGGGCCGGCGTGGCCACCCTGGTGCTGGGCGGCCTCGGCGCGCTGGCCGCGGCCCGCCTGCGTGTGCTGATCTCCTATCTGGTCGTCGTTTCGGCGGCGACGCTGTTCATCGCCTTCGCGGTGGGCACGCCGAAGGTGCTGTCGGCCGGCCTCTACTACCTGCCGCACAGCAGCTTCGTGGCGGCGGCCCTGTTCCTCATCGCCGACCTGATCCGCCGCCGCCGTGGCGGTGCCAGCGACCGCAAGGAAGTGGTGGCACCGATGCCGGGCAAGGAAACGCCGGCCGTGCTGTTCCTGATCGGCGCGGTGTCGGTGGCCGGCCTGCCGCCGCTGTCCGGCTTCCTGGCCAAGGCCGCGCTGCTGGCCGGCATGCCGGCGCAGTACACCGCCGCGGTGTGGACGGCGGTGCTGGTCAGCAGCCTGCTGGTCATCATGGGCCTGACCCGCGGCGGCATCCGCCTGTTCTGGCGCGTGCCGACGCCCGACCCGGACGCGCCGCCGCCGCGCAAGGCACCGCTGCGCCGCATCGAGCTGTATGCCGCGTGCCTGCTGCTGGCCTACGGCGTCGGCATGGCCGTGGCCGCCGCGCCGCTGATGCGCCACACCGACGCCATCGCCGCCCAGCTGCTGCAGCCGGGTGACTACGTGCAGCAGTTGCGCGCGACCACGCCGGAGATCCGCCAGCCATGA
- the yegS gene encoding lipid kinase YegS yields the protein MTTPRWRLILNGKSAGNDDLRSAVGRWRGQGVQLEVRVTWEEGDAERYVAEAIDHGVDVIVAAGGDGTLSAVAETLAHREEPADTLPSLALVPMGTANDFATSVGIPTDPEDAFALIAQAPARPIDLLRVDADGKRWWCANLASGGFGTQVTVETDAGLKKMLGGLAYVITGIAKLGRIEPITARLTGPDFEWEGGFIALGIGNGRQAGGGQQLCPQALIDDGLLDVTVVPELDGEVAATLGQMLTGGKDAALERVATRAQLPWLQIEAPQALTLNLDGEPVQAQRFRIDCVAGRVRMHLPVGCPLLAGQG from the coding sequence ATGACTACCCCGCGCTGGCGCCTGATACTCAACGGTAAATCCGCTGGCAATGACGACCTGCGCAGTGCGGTTGGCCGCTGGCGCGGGCAGGGCGTGCAGCTGGAAGTGCGGGTGACCTGGGAAGAGGGCGACGCCGAGCGCTACGTGGCCGAAGCCATCGACCATGGCGTGGACGTGATCGTGGCGGCGGGCGGTGATGGCACGCTCAGTGCGGTGGCCGAAACTCTGGCCCATCGCGAAGAGCCGGCCGACACGCTGCCGTCGCTGGCACTGGTGCCGATGGGCACGGCCAACGATTTCGCCACGTCGGTCGGCATTCCCACTGATCCTGAAGACGCGTTCGCGCTGATCGCGCAGGCGCCGGCGCGGCCCATCGATCTGCTGCGCGTGGACGCCGATGGCAAACGCTGGTGGTGCGCCAACCTGGCCAGCGGTGGCTTCGGCACCCAGGTGACCGTGGAAACCGATGCGGGCCTGAAGAAGATGCTGGGCGGGCTGGCCTATGTCATCACCGGCATCGCCAAGCTGGGCCGCATCGAGCCGATCACCGCGCGCCTCACCGGCCCGGATTTCGAGTGGGAAGGCGGCTTCATCGCCCTGGGCATCGGCAACGGCCGCCAGGCTGGTGGTGGCCAGCAGTTGTGCCCGCAGGCACTGATCGATGACGGCCTGCTGGACGTCACCGTGGTGCCCGAACTGGACGGCGAGGTCGCCGCAACCCTGGGCCAGATGCTGACCGGCGGCAAGGACGCGGCACTCGAGCGCGTGGCGACCCGTGCGCAGCTGCCGTGGCTGCAGATCGAGGCGCCGCAGGCACTGACGTTGAACCTGGATGGCGAGCCGGTGCAGGCGCAGCGCTTCCGCATCGACTGCGTGGCAGGCCGAGTGCGCATGCACCTGCCGGTCGGCTGCCCGCTGCTGGCCGGGCAGGGGTAG